In Clostridiales bacterium, the following proteins share a genomic window:
- the hslU gene encoding ATP-dependent protease ATPase subunit HslU — MEELTPRKIVEELDKYIIGQADAKKSVAIALRNRYRRSKLPMEFQDDILPKNILMIGPTGVGKTEIARRLARLVKAPFIKVEATKFTEVGYVGRDVESMIRDLVEDSIRMVKNEKINDVADRATSLAEERIIDILLPSEDKSSDFKNPFEFLLNPKQENEDEDKDAVDIEKREKMRIEREDLRNKLKNKEIEDMYIDIEVEEKNYSTIEMIGLGNEEMNVNMQDMFGGIFPKKKKNKKVKIENARRIFKQEEAQKLIDMDDVTEEAIKRAEQNGIVFIDEIDKIAGKNYTAGPDVSREGVQRDILPIVEGSTVITKYGPVKTDHMLFISAGAFHVSKVTDLIPELQGRFPVKVELGSLTKDDFKRILTEPKNAMLKQYSMLLKTEGVNIIFSDDAVDEIADTAYYINEQTENIGARRLYTVLEKLLEDISFDVPEVSQKEFVINKEYVINKLSKSMKNKDLSKYII; from the coding sequence ATGGAAGAGTTGACTCCTCGCAAAATCGTTGAAGAACTCGATAAATATATAATAGGTCAGGCTGATGCCAAAAAAAGCGTTGCAATTGCGTTAAGAAACAGGTACAGAAGAAGCAAGCTCCCCATGGAATTTCAGGATGACATACTCCCTAAAAATATCTTGATGATAGGTCCGACAGGGGTCGGTAAAACCGAGATAGCAAGGCGATTGGCCAGGTTGGTAAAAGCGCCTTTTATCAAAGTTGAAGCTACAAAATTTACCGAGGTTGGATATGTGGGAAGAGATGTCGAGTCTATGATAAGGGATCTGGTTGAGGATTCCATAAGGATGGTAAAAAATGAAAAGATAAATGATGTGGCCGATAGAGCAACTTCTCTTGCTGAAGAAAGAATTATAGATATATTGCTTCCATCTGAAGATAAATCATCCGATTTTAAAAATCCTTTTGAATTTCTCCTTAATCCCAAGCAGGAAAATGAAGATGAAGATAAAGATGCGGTCGATATCGAAAAACGTGAGAAGATGAGAATAGAAAGGGAAGATTTAAGAAATAAGCTGAAGAACAAAGAGATCGAAGATATGTATATCGATATCGAAGTAGAAGAAAAAAATTATTCTACGATTGAGATGATTGGTCTGGGCAATGAAGAAATGAATGTAAATATGCAGGACATGTTCGGAGGTATTTTCCCGAAAAAGAAAAAGAACAAAAAAGTCAAGATTGAAAATGCAAGGCGCATATTCAAGCAGGAAGAGGCGCAAAAACTGATCGATATGGATGATGTTACCGAGGAGGCTATTAAGAGAGCGGAACAAAACGGTATAGTATTTATTGATGAAATAGATAAGATCGCAGGTAAAAATTATACGGCAGGTCCGGATGTATCAAGAGAGGGTGTTCAAAGGGATATCCTGCCAATCGTTGAAGGAAGCACCGTGATAACTAAATATGGTCCGGTAAAGACAGATCATATGCTTTTTATTTCGGCAGGAGCTTTCCATGTATCAAAAGTTACGGATCTTATACCTGAACTTCAGGGAAGATTCCCTGTAAAAGTCGAACTGGGAAGCCTTACAAAAGATGATTTTAAAAGGATATTGACTGAGCCTAAGAACGCAATGTTAAAACAGTATTCGATGCTGCTTAAAACCGAGGGAGTAAACATTATATTTAGCGATGATGCAGTTGACGAGATAGCAGATACAGCTTATTATATAAATGAGCAGACTGAAAATATTGGCGCAAGAAGGCTGTATACCGTCCTTGAAAAACTTTTAGAAGATATATCCTTCGATGTTCCTGAAGTTTCACAGAAAGAATTTGTCATAAACAAGGAATATGTTATAAATAAGCTTTCAAAAAGCATGAAAAATAAAGATTTATCTAAATATATCATTTAG
- the hslV gene encoding ATP-dependent protease subunit HslV, whose product MFKATTIAACKIGKKAAIAGDGQVTFGDNTIMKHTAKKIRRIYKDKVLIGFAGAVADAFTLSEKFEEKLEQHSGDLRRAAVELAQEWRSDKAIRKLEALMIAVDADDLLIISGSGEVIDPDDGIASIGSGGMYALAAAKALKENTSLEPRDIVEKALKIASSICVFTNDNIIVEEL is encoded by the coding sequence GTGTTTAAAGCAACTACAATTGCGGCGTGTAAAATAGGGAAAAAAGCTGCGATTGCAGGCGATGGTCAGGTAACATTTGGAGATAACACCATAATGAAGCATACCGCCAAAAAAATTAGACGCATATATAAGGATAAAGTGCTGATTGGTTTTGCAGGAGCAGTCGCCGACGCTTTTACTTTATCTGAAAAATTTGAGGAAAAATTAGAGCAGCATAGCGGCGATCTAAGAAGGGCAGCAGTTGAACTTGCTCAGGAGTGGAGGTCAGATAAAGCCATACGCAAGTTAGAAGCTTTGATGATTGCCGTGGATGCAGATGATCTTTTAATTATCTCGGGAAGCGGCGAGGTGATTGATCCGGATGACGGCATAGCCTCTATCGGATCCGGCGGAATGTATGCTCTTGCAGCGGCAAAGGCTTTAAAGGAAAATACGAGTTTGGAACCTAGGGATATAGTTGAGAAGGCCTTGAAGATAGCCTCTTCGATATGTGTGTTTACAAATGACAACATAATCGTAGAAGAGTTGTAA